From Microbacterium pseudoresistens, the proteins below share one genomic window:
- a CDS encoding copper resistance CopC family protein, with product MSALLIIGGTVFGTASPAAAHDELLSTYPEASATTPGVPAEISLTFTGEPQGLEGATVIEVLAEDGSNLANGAPEVLEATVTQDLSDGSVVGEVTVRWRVVSSDGHPISDEYTFMVEPTGTLTSSPTPTSSPTPVSSPSPSEEGTETATPSAASGNGDIHSQPSADLAALPILVITGGVALLGSSALLTVMAGRNRRRRDRAAQQGKENTDES from the coding sequence TTGTCTGCCCTGCTGATCATCGGCGGAACCGTGTTCGGCACGGCGAGTCCCGCCGCCGCTCACGACGAACTGCTCTCCACCTACCCCGAAGCCTCCGCAACCACACCTGGTGTCCCGGCGGAGATCTCCCTCACTTTCACAGGTGAGCCGCAGGGGCTTGAGGGTGCGACGGTGATCGAGGTCCTCGCGGAAGATGGCAGCAACCTCGCCAACGGCGCCCCCGAGGTCCTCGAGGCGACGGTCACACAGGACCTGTCCGACGGGTCGGTCGTCGGCGAGGTCACGGTGAGGTGGCGGGTGGTGTCCAGCGACGGGCATCCGATCAGCGACGAGTACACGTTCATGGTGGAGCCGACGGGGACGCTGACGAGCAGCCCCACCCCCACGAGTAGTCCCACGCCGGTGAGTAGCCCTTCTCCATCGGAGGAGGGTACGGAGACCGCGACGCCGAGTGCTGCGTCCGGGAACGGAGACATCCACAGCCAACCGAGCGCGGATCTCGCGGCCCTCCCCATTCTGGTCATCACCGGGGGAGTTGCCCTCCTGGGCAGCTCAGCACTGCTGACGGTCATGGCCGGTCGTAACCGGCGCCGTCGTGATCGTGCGGCACAGCAGGGAAAGGAGAACACTGATGAGTCCTAA
- a CDS encoding NAD(P)/FAD-dependent oxidoreductase, with product MIIVGSGQAGLAVAAALIAKGLQPQQDFVVIDEAAPGLRSWASRWHSMVLLSDARHSALPGLPFPGNQRRRPRVDEMIEYLSDVEVDLGVKTLWGVRATGLERRGSGSVLHLSTTEGEVQTRNVVCATGAATHPRTPTWAKELQVPGVVLHSSEYLYPRQIPTNDVLIVGGGNSGVELARELAPSHAVTLAVRTARRHKPASRYLRRQLFARGSRPEPVFGDNYEQLRDVGVSIRPAVAKAGRNAVTFVDGTVATPGSVILATGFDPGDDWLPDDARTVPPQRTMTGLPGMFVAGIPQYGGGGSDTIAGVFRDATIIARHIIERP from the coding sequence GTGATCATCGTCGGCAGCGGTCAGGCCGGTCTCGCCGTGGCGGCCGCCCTGATCGCGAAAGGGCTGCAGCCCCAGCAGGATTTCGTCGTGATCGACGAGGCCGCACCAGGCTTGCGCAGCTGGGCTTCTCGATGGCACTCGATGGTGCTTCTTAGCGATGCCCGTCACAGCGCTCTGCCGGGCCTACCCTTTCCAGGCAATCAACGACGGCGGCCGCGTGTCGACGAGATGATCGAATACCTCAGCGATGTCGAGGTCGATCTCGGAGTCAAGACTCTCTGGGGTGTCCGGGCGACAGGTTTGGAGCGGCGCGGGTCCGGCTCGGTCTTGCACCTGTCGACCACGGAAGGCGAGGTGCAGACACGAAACGTCGTGTGCGCAACGGGTGCCGCCACACATCCGCGCACCCCGACATGGGCAAAGGAGCTTCAGGTGCCCGGGGTTGTGCTGCACAGCAGCGAGTATCTGTATCCGCGGCAGATTCCCACGAACGATGTGCTCATCGTCGGCGGCGGGAACAGCGGTGTGGAGTTGGCCCGTGAACTCGCACCGTCGCATGCGGTGACCTTGGCTGTTCGCACGGCTCGTAGGCACAAGCCGGCATCGCGGTACCTGCGAAGGCAACTCTTTGCCCGAGGATCGCGACCGGAGCCGGTATTCGGGGACAACTACGAACAATTGCGTGATGTTGGCGTAAGCATCCGCCCTGCAGTGGCAAAGGCGGGGAGGAACGCTGTCACATTCGTCGACGGAACAGTGGCAACGCCGGGGTCCGTGATTCTCGCGACCGGATTCGACCCTGGTGACGACTGGCTACCGGATGACGCCCGGACCGTTCCTCCCCAGCGGACGATGACCGGGCTGCCGGGAATGTTCGTCGCCGGGATCCCCCAGTACGGCGGTGGGGGCTCGGACACCATCGCAGGAGTCTTTCGAGATGCCACGATCATCGCCCGCCACATCATCGAACGCCCATGA
- a CDS encoding DsbA family protein, which produces MAAIIYVVINSQDPTAPSAEVPDGQTVPPPAVVDASSHILDDGGEGAVEVVEFLDFECEACGMFYPIVEDLRERFAGEITYVVRYFPLPGHFNSQNAALAAEAAAQQDRLEEMYGRLFETQAEWGEAQESRADLFRGFAEEIGLDMAAYDTAIADPATLERVEFDFNAGQELGVNSTPTFFLEGEQLDLQQLDDLENAIEAAVNGDR; this is translated from the coding sequence GTGGCAGCGATCATCTATGTGGTGATTAATAGCCAAGACCCGACCGCCCCTTCAGCCGAGGTGCCGGACGGGCAGACAGTTCCGCCGCCCGCGGTTGTTGACGCTAGTTCGCACATCCTCGACGACGGTGGGGAGGGTGCTGTCGAGGTCGTTGAGTTCCTCGATTTCGAGTGCGAGGCCTGCGGGATGTTCTATCCGATCGTCGAGGATCTTCGTGAGAGATTCGCGGGAGAGATCACCTACGTGGTGCGGTACTTCCCGCTTCCCGGACATTTCAACTCACAGAACGCGGCGTTGGCCGCGGAGGCTGCTGCCCAGCAGGATCGGCTGGAGGAGATGTACGGCCGACTGTTTGAGACGCAGGCGGAGTGGGGCGAGGCCCAGGAATCCCGTGCTGATCTCTTTCGGGGTTTCGCTGAGGAGATCGGACTGGACATGGCCGCGTACGACACCGCCATCGCAGACCCCGCCACATTGGAACGAGTCGAGTTCGACTTCAACGCGGGACAGGAGCTCGGCGTCAACAGCACGCCGACGTTCTTCCTCGAGGGCGAGCAGCTCGATTTGCAGCAGCTGGACGACCTCGAGAACGCCATCGAAGCAGCGGTGAACGGTGATCGGTGA
- a CDS encoding M23 family metallopeptidase, with the protein MLITGAALPGISDAEPEQVEAAATVETQSYTAGEDIRVEVLPRGDFSATTEKEIAASRAQAIAAAVASGRPLSTAVNLPTAQQVLMPLSSGTYSISDGFGASRPGRSHMGQDLAASIGTPIYAAVEGCVSLSTESNSGYGVSIQVESLLDGETVSTLYSHLNSGTRAVEVGDCVAPGQYLGDVGSTGYVFGSCLHFEVDINGRPIDPMPWLRKNVQ; encoded by the coding sequence GTGTTGATCACCGGCGCCGCCCTTCCAGGAATATCCGACGCAGAACCGGAGCAGGTCGAGGCCGCGGCCACCGTTGAGACACAGTCCTACACCGCAGGAGAAGACATCCGTGTCGAGGTCCTCCCTCGCGGGGACTTCTCCGCGACGACAGAGAAAGAGATCGCCGCGTCGCGCGCGCAGGCAATCGCTGCCGCCGTCGCATCTGGCCGGCCCCTCTCGACAGCTGTGAACCTGCCAACAGCTCAACAGGTTCTCATGCCGTTATCCTCCGGAACCTACTCGATCAGCGACGGGTTCGGCGCCTCTCGTCCGGGTCGCTCGCACATGGGTCAAGATCTCGCGGCGTCAATCGGGACGCCCATCTATGCGGCTGTCGAAGGCTGTGTGTCGCTCTCAACCGAGAGCAACAGCGGCTATGGCGTGAGCATTCAGGTCGAGAGCCTGCTCGATGGAGAGACAGTCAGCACCCTCTACTCGCATCTGAACAGCGGAACCCGTGCGGTCGAGGTCGGGGACTGCGTCGCTCCCGGCCAGTATCTCGGCGACGTCGGCTCCACCGGCTACGTCTTCGGATCCTGCCTGCATTTCGAGGTCGACATCAACGGTCGCCCCATCGATCCCATGCCGTGGCTCAGGAAGAACGTGCAGTGA
- a CDS encoding serine hydrolase, translating into MTRERTATDSFADIRELFESKLDGNQELGASIALDIDGQRVFGFWRGYRNPERINPWTRDTIMNAFSTTKLATALTVLALTDR; encoded by the coding sequence ATGACCAGAGAACGTACCGCGACCGATTCATTCGCTGACATCAGAGAACTGTTCGAGAGCAAGCTCGACGGCAACCAAGAGCTGGGCGCGTCGATCGCGCTCGATATCGACGGCCAGCGGGTTTTCGGTTTCTGGCGCGGCTACCGCAATCCCGAGCGGATCAACCCCTGGACTCGCGACACCATCATGAACGCCTTCTCGACTACCAAGCTCGCCACTGCCCTGACAGTGCTCGCGCTCACCGACCGCTGA
- a CDS encoding AraC family transcriptional regulator yields the protein MRRFAATREDSFEARHDLPLPPPLGVTLSYPAIQIPGDIAAIEMVRTIPSSRTVFRHVKVINVVEGSCAFETAESMHILRPGMSLALGTGKWCRVWPAPTARIWAIYADEQFWRTQMAWFLPDADRVLRGVHPLEWDGRAIVLAPGVATLQQAEPLWRQMSVIRSKAESPEVVATHTLELLARWMRLVLPTFLNAAPATPPAPWTPISGRLTDTGSIGYIGRAIQLLRRRIAEPWTIAALSRELSLSRTHLTRLFVQHAGAAPMRLLTELRLTEFTRLIEETDLSVMRAANDVGWNDPRVASHWFRRRYGTTPTQYRRTPHTVAED from the coding sequence GTGCGCCGCTTCGCGGCTACGCGAGAGGACTCATTCGAGGCCAGGCATGATCTGCCGCTCCCTCCGCCGCTCGGGGTCACGCTCTCCTACCCAGCGATCCAGATACCAGGTGACATCGCGGCCATCGAGATGGTGCGCACGATTCCGTCAAGCCGTACCGTTTTCCGGCATGTGAAGGTGATCAATGTCGTCGAGGGCTCTTGCGCCTTCGAGACCGCAGAGAGCATGCACATCCTGCGCCCGGGCATGTCGCTGGCACTCGGCACCGGCAAGTGGTGCCGAGTTTGGCCAGCACCCACAGCACGAATCTGGGCCATCTACGCCGACGAACAGTTCTGGCGCACACAGATGGCATGGTTTCTCCCCGATGCGGATCGAGTGCTCCGAGGAGTGCACCCCCTCGAGTGGGACGGTCGCGCGATTGTCCTTGCACCGGGCGTCGCCACACTGCAACAGGCCGAACCGCTATGGCGACAGATGAGCGTCATACGCAGCAAAGCCGAATCACCCGAAGTCGTCGCAACTCACACTCTCGAGCTTCTCGCACGATGGATGAGGCTGGTGCTGCCGACCTTCTTGAATGCGGCGCCAGCCACTCCCCCAGCCCCGTGGACGCCCATTAGTGGACGACTGACCGACACTGGATCTATCGGCTACATCGGTCGGGCAATCCAGTTGCTCCGCAGGCGCATCGCAGAACCGTGGACTATTGCGGCACTCTCACGAGAACTCTCGCTTTCACGAACCCACCTCACCCGCTTGTTCGTACAGCACGCCGGCGCCGCACCGATGCGCCTGCTCACTGAACTCCGGCTCACAGAGTTCACGCGGCTCATAGAAGAAACAGATCTTTCAGTGATGCGTGCCGCGAACGATGTTGGATGGAACGATCCGCGCGTCGCGTCCCACTGGTTTCGTCGTCGCTACGGCACCACGCCCACGCAGTACCGGCGCACGCCACACACGGTTGCTGAGGATTGA
- a CDS encoding ParB N-terminal domain-containing protein: protein MNTTASASEQTVAQFPIESLVLGRSYRRELGDLTDLTTSIQTLGLLCPIVITSDGVLISGRRRLEVMRQLGHATVPVWIASEVSDKLRTLLAIQDDNFLHKHFTTTEKAALYAEYKTLLTEENARRQAATRFGAAALPDSDDGEADDTDPDEREAMIVATYQGSGSGRWDSQPPSKRKSRVQAATAVTGRDSSQQLEQVLALERLATNEDEDERVRRAAAEAVVEINGDAKVHGRYHEVIALRGVCWLEKTAVNETATAAVREAADDELRAVRQIDRPVERSRAVAAAIARVRKLALTPTSAATTAESGESGAEDDGMSADGVRGRYHARRLVDILAKAEGWWEINDAALVGQYATVEQWDAITRHRDQANAFLDTAAHARGATSGAGVLP, encoded by the coding sequence ATGAACACCACGGCGTCCGCGAGCGAGCAAACCGTAGCCCAGTTCCCCATCGAGAGCCTCGTCCTGGGTCGCTCCTACCGGCGTGAGCTCGGTGATCTGACCGACCTGACCACGTCGATCCAAACGCTCGGGTTGCTGTGCCCGATCGTGATCACCTCCGACGGGGTCCTCATCTCCGGCAGGCGCCGCCTGGAAGTGATGCGGCAGCTTGGGCACGCGACCGTCCCGGTGTGGATCGCTTCTGAGGTGTCGGACAAGCTGCGGACGTTGCTGGCGATCCAGGACGACAACTTTCTGCACAAGCACTTCACCACCACGGAGAAGGCAGCCCTGTACGCGGAGTACAAGACGCTCCTCACCGAGGAGAACGCCCGCCGTCAGGCCGCGACCCGGTTCGGCGCCGCCGCCCTCCCGGACTCGGACGATGGCGAGGCCGATGACACCGACCCGGATGAACGAGAAGCGATGATCGTCGCGACCTATCAGGGCAGCGGCAGCGGCCGTTGGGATTCACAACCGCCGTCGAAACGGAAGTCCCGTGTGCAGGCCGCGACCGCGGTGACCGGTCGGGACTCTTCCCAACAGCTCGAGCAGGTCCTCGCGCTGGAAAGGCTGGCAACCAACGAGGACGAAGACGAACGGGTCCGGCGAGCAGCAGCCGAAGCGGTCGTGGAGATCAACGGCGACGCGAAGGTCCACGGCCGTTACCACGAGGTCATCGCCCTGCGCGGGGTGTGCTGGCTGGAGAAGACCGCAGTGAACGAGACCGCCACCGCCGCCGTCCGGGAAGCCGCCGACGACGAACTCCGCGCGGTGCGACAGATTGACCGGCCGGTAGAACGATCCCGGGCGGTCGCAGCCGCCATCGCCCGCGTCCGCAAGCTCGCCCTCACCCCGACTTCCGCTGCGACAACCGCGGAGAGCGGCGAGTCGGGCGCCGAGGACGACGGGATGTCCGCTGACGGGGTACGGGGCCGCTACCACGCCCGCCGACTGGTCGACATTCTCGCAAAGGCCGAGGGGTGGTGGGAGATCAACGACGCCGCCCTCGTCGGCCAGTACGCCACCGTCGAGCAATGGGACGCGATCACTCGCCACCGTGACCAGGCGAACGCGTTCCTCGACACCGCCGCCCACGCACGGGGCGCCACCAGCGGAGCGGGCGTCCTGCCGTGA
- a CDS encoding M23 family metallopeptidase, translated as MLKKILAALAVVVLCVGPAAVLVGVGVLMNPAANASCGPGSSLTVGPIPDELEVTTRDGETFTLNKKQLTHAATIITVGGQTDGVDARGATIALMAALTESTLRQLANTGTYPESGNYPNDGNGSDHDSLGLFQMRPQAGWGTVAELMDTTYQARAFYGGPSGPNYPSPRGMLDVPGWETMDMGEVAQAVEVSAFPERYQNYQPVAEAILDALTVPAPSSTGGGTGSVPETTRIMFPLPEGTWMKTSDWGYRSDPFTGETTYHAGTDYAAADGTPIYAAADGRVVWAELNGGYGGLIIIEHTVQGEAVRSVYAHMWERGIHVQEGQTVTAGTHIGDVGSSGRSTGANLHFEIRPGSTGTESIDADQWLADHGATEPDGTSTPGPGCAPDGAGADAAEFTGDGGKLVDDPTGTGGQVTARTAHMVVQTRNAFPGTGWACYSPRPGTRSDYPLGRACDVTVGNQIGHYPSAEQVDYGWRLTDWLETNAETLGISYLIWQGQIWSTARADEGWQPYDGGGMHDPGNVTGGYFDHIHISVKEG; from the coding sequence GTGCTGAAGAAGATCCTTGCCGCGCTGGCGGTCGTCGTCCTGTGCGTGGGACCGGCGGCCGTGCTGGTCGGGGTCGGGGTGCTGATGAACCCCGCCGCGAACGCGAGCTGCGGTCCCGGGTCATCGCTGACCGTGGGGCCGATCCCTGACGAGCTGGAAGTGACCACGCGGGACGGGGAGACATTCACGCTGAACAAGAAGCAACTCACTCACGCCGCCACGATCATCACCGTCGGCGGGCAGACCGACGGCGTCGATGCCCGCGGGGCCACGATCGCCCTCATGGCAGCGCTGACCGAATCGACACTGCGGCAACTGGCGAACACCGGCACCTACCCGGAGTCGGGGAACTACCCCAACGACGGCAACGGGTCCGACCACGACTCGCTCGGCTTGTTCCAGATGCGCCCGCAGGCCGGGTGGGGAACCGTCGCCGAGCTGATGGACACCACCTACCAGGCCAGAGCGTTCTACGGAGGACCTTCGGGTCCGAACTATCCCTCCCCACGGGGCATGCTGGACGTCCCGGGCTGGGAAACGATGGACATGGGCGAGGTCGCGCAGGCCGTCGAGGTCAGCGCGTTCCCAGAGCGGTATCAGAACTACCAGCCCGTCGCCGAAGCGATCCTCGATGCCCTCACCGTGCCCGCTCCCTCCAGCACTGGCGGCGGCACGGGGTCGGTGCCGGAGACCACCCGCATCATGTTCCCGCTGCCCGAGGGGACGTGGATGAAGACCAGCGACTGGGGATATCGGTCCGATCCCTTCACCGGGGAGACCACCTACCACGCCGGCACCGACTACGCCGCCGCCGACGGCACCCCGATCTACGCGGCAGCCGACGGTCGGGTCGTGTGGGCCGAGCTCAACGGAGGCTACGGCGGCCTCATCATCATCGAACACACCGTGCAGGGCGAAGCCGTCCGCTCCGTGTACGCGCATATGTGGGAACGCGGCATCCACGTGCAAGAAGGACAGACTGTCACCGCTGGCACCCACATCGGCGACGTCGGCTCCTCGGGACGCTCCACCGGCGCAAACCTGCATTTCGAGATCCGGCCCGGCTCCACCGGCACCGAGTCGATCGACGCCGACCAGTGGCTCGCCGACCACGGCGCCACCGAACCCGACGGCACCAGCACCCCCGGGCCCGGCTGCGCACCTGACGGGGCCGGGGCGGACGCGGCGGAGTTCACCGGGGACGGCGGGAAGTTGGTCGATGACCCGACCGGCACCGGCGGGCAGGTCACCGCCCGCACCGCGCATATGGTCGTCCAGACCCGCAACGCGTTCCCCGGCACCGGGTGGGCATGTTACTCGCCACGTCCCGGGACACGGTCGGATTATCCGCTCGGGCGGGCCTGCGATGTCACCGTCGGCAATCAGATCGGTCATTACCCGAGCGCGGAGCAGGTCGACTACGGGTGGCGACTGACCGACTGGCTCGAGACGAACGCTGAGACCCTCGGGATCAGTTACCTCATTTGGCAAGGACAGATCTGGTCGACTGCTCGCGCAGACGAGGGATGGCAGCCGTACGACGGCGGCGGGATGCACGACCCGGGGAACGTCACCGGAGGGTATTTCGACCACATCCACATCTCCGTGAAAGAAGGGTGA
- a CDS encoding DUF6112 family protein, with product MTFSLSRLQPAGFLVSGNVFPDFGAVGGSNELESIIGALLTIVLILSVLMIVVSAVIWAIGSTNGHHQVATKARIGVWTALGAAALAGAGIAWMNWLIALGGQL from the coding sequence ATGACGTTTTCCTTGTCCCGGCTGCAACCGGCCGGATTCCTGGTCTCGGGGAACGTGTTCCCCGACTTCGGCGCCGTGGGCGGCTCCAACGAGCTGGAGAGCATCATCGGCGCGCTGTTGACGATCGTGCTGATCCTGTCGGTGTTGATGATCGTGGTGAGCGCGGTGATCTGGGCGATCGGCTCCACGAACGGGCACCACCAGGTCGCCACGAAAGCACGCATCGGCGTGTGGACGGCGCTCGGCGCGGCAGCTCTCGCCGGGGCCGGGATCGCGTGGATGAACTGGCTGATCGCTCTCGGCGGGCAACTCTAG
- a CDS encoding DUF6112 family protein: MQVDIDPNSSGLPGIAQLRTIVGAVMTVGLILSVLALIISAIIWGFGANSSNPHLAGRGKIGVLVSCGAAIICGASVTLINFFWNVGQAV; encoded by the coding sequence ATGCAGGTCGATATCGACCCCAACAGTTCCGGGCTGCCCGGTATCGCCCAGCTGCGCACCATCGTCGGCGCCGTGATGACGGTCGGCCTGATCCTCAGCGTCCTGGCGTTGATCATCTCGGCAATCATCTGGGGCTTCGGCGCGAACAGCAGCAACCCGCATCTGGCCGGGCGGGGAAAGATCGGAGTCCTCGTCTCCTGCGGCGCCGCGATCATCTGCGGCGCAAGCGTCACCCTCATCAACTTCTTCTGGAACGTCGGCCAGGCCGTCTGA
- a CDS encoding conjugal transfer protein TrbL → MALCDVPVISNVCDAVGEGAATLVAAPFDWLAQAMGQAAAWLFEGVWYVFDTTTLVDVQSPEYLGVYNILFGVAVLIMLVFFCLQLITGLIRRDPTALSRAALGLGKSVLGSFLIITLTATLLEITDQLAIGIIQATGNSMEAMGDKIALLAAGLTAINLTAPGVGAIITIFFAGLAITAAAIVWFSLLIRKALLLVAIVLGPIAISGASWDVTRGWFGKWVSFVIALILSKLVLVVVFLVAITQVSQPIDFDLASIADPIAGIVLMFVAAFAPYMVYKFISFIGFDMYHAMSAEQEAKQSMNRPVPTPSKPAGDGPQKVLDGKGQGDGPPPGSGGGGGGGTPPPPPDGGSGATAAGTGGGGGGAAAGGGGGAAGGAAGGGGAAAGGGAAAGGAAAAGPAAVAVVAAAAVKEAATAGPKLGGAIGGAAEDQASAAGQDSAPPPSGNAPPPSAPSAPQEPPSSTPPASSGPSSTPPPKDPPPPNTAPEGKE, encoded by the coding sequence ATGGCACTGTGCGACGTCCCGGTCATCTCGAACGTCTGCGACGCCGTCGGAGAAGGGGCCGCGACGCTCGTCGCGGCCCCTTTCGACTGGCTCGCCCAAGCAATGGGACAAGCCGCCGCCTGGCTGTTCGAGGGCGTCTGGTATGTCTTCGACACCACCACGCTCGTCGACGTCCAGTCCCCGGAGTACCTCGGCGTCTATAACATCCTTTTCGGCGTCGCCGTGCTGATCATGCTCGTGTTCTTCTGCCTGCAACTGATCACCGGCCTCATCCGCCGAGACCCCACCGCCCTCTCTCGGGCGGCGCTCGGACTCGGCAAGAGCGTGCTCGGGTCGTTCCTCATCATCACGCTCACCGCGACGCTGCTGGAGATCACCGACCAGTTGGCCATCGGCATCATCCAAGCCACTGGCAATTCGATGGAAGCGATGGGCGACAAGATCGCCCTGCTCGCCGCGGGGCTCACCGCGATCAACCTCACCGCCCCCGGTGTCGGCGCGATCATCACCATCTTCTTCGCCGGCCTCGCGATCACCGCCGCGGCGATCGTGTGGTTCTCGCTCCTGATCCGCAAAGCGTTGCTGCTCGTCGCGATCGTGCTCGGGCCGATCGCGATCAGCGGCGCGAGCTGGGACGTCACCCGCGGCTGGTTCGGGAAATGGGTGTCGTTCGTGATCGCCCTGATCCTGTCCAAGCTCGTCCTCGTCGTGGTGTTCCTCGTCGCGATCACCCAGGTCTCCCAGCCAATCGACTTTGACCTGGCATCCATCGCCGACCCCATTGCGGGGATCGTGCTCATGTTCGTCGCCGCGTTCGCGCCGTACATGGTCTACAAGTTCATCTCCTTCATTGGGTTTGACATGTATCACGCGATGAGCGCGGAGCAAGAGGCCAAGCAATCCATGAATCGACCCGTGCCCACTCCGTCCAAGCCCGCTGGCGACGGCCCGCAGAAAGTCCTCGACGGGAAAGGTCAAGGCGACGGACCACCGCCCGGCAGCGGGGGTGGTGGAGGCGGAGGCACGCCGCCCCCACCTCCGGACGGCGGGAGCGGCGCGACCGCTGCTGGTACCGGTGGAGGCGGAGGCGGCGCTGCGGCTGGTGGCGGGGGCGGCGCTGCCGGTGGTGCTGCCGGTGGTGGCGGGGCTGCTGCAGGTGGCGGGGCTGCTGCGGGAGGTGCGGCAGCGGCCGGACCCGCCGCAGTCGCGGTCGTCGCGGCGGCGGCCGTCAAGGAAGCCGCCACGGCCGGCCCCAAGCTCGGCGGCGCGATCGGCGGTGCTGCAGAGGACCAGGCATCAGCGGCCGGCCAAGATAGCGCCCCACCTCCGTCCGGTAACGCACCCCCGCCGTCAGCCCCATCGGCGCCGCAGGAGCCGCCGTCCAGCACACCGCCGGCATCGTCTGGCCCGTCGTCGACGCCACCGCCGAAGGACCCGCCGCCACCGAACACGGCGCCCGAAGGGAAGGAGTAA
- a CDS encoding SCO6880 family protein: MAKPQNTKDDYPLTAVKFSRLTRRGLILGLSLSQVIALAIAGLAFIGSLYAGGGMILAYTAPIWVTCLGITWAPIAGRKTVEWLPVGVHWLWRVTVKQTIYRMRVVKPRPAGTLALPGDMAALRQYEDPITGAVMVHHPYAATLTALLEVTHPAFVLLDPGEQERRVASWGRVLATCCRSGRIARLQVLERTLPDSGSGLAQWWAEHGNSDDESWTSRTYAELINRAGPAGERHATTISLALDMKAAARAIRTAGGGMKGAAAVLRQEMNTLTAALHSAELKAIGWLTPGQLAVILRSAYDPAIAATLERSGNLGQDLATAGPVALEETWNGLRSDSAHHAVLWVSEWPRSLVYPGFLSPVLLASGVRRSFSLLCTPIRSDQAARDIRKKKVEYISDAAQRQKIGQVEDAQQSAEYQDVLQQEADLTSGHGILRYTGLISVSAPTPDELEAAVSKIEQAAIQASCETRRLVGQQAQAFTAAALPLARTV; the protein is encoded by the coding sequence GTGGCGAAACCGCAGAACACGAAAGACGACTACCCGCTGACGGCGGTGAAGTTCTCCCGCCTCACCCGGCGTGGCCTCATCCTCGGCTTGTCGCTATCGCAGGTGATCGCGCTCGCGATCGCCGGGCTGGCGTTCATCGGGTCGCTGTACGCGGGAGGCGGGATGATCCTCGCCTATACCGCCCCGATCTGGGTCACCTGCCTGGGCATCACCTGGGCCCCGATCGCAGGCCGCAAGACCGTCGAGTGGCTGCCCGTCGGGGTGCACTGGCTGTGGCGGGTCACCGTGAAGCAGACGATCTACCGGATGCGGGTCGTCAAGCCCCGCCCCGCCGGGACCCTCGCGCTCCCGGGGGATATGGCAGCGCTGCGTCAGTACGAAGACCCGATCACCGGAGCGGTCATGGTGCATCACCCCTACGCGGCCACGCTGACAGCGCTGCTGGAAGTCACCCATCCCGCGTTCGTGCTCCTGGACCCTGGCGAGCAGGAACGCCGCGTGGCCAGTTGGGGGCGAGTCCTCGCGACATGCTGCCGGTCCGGGCGCATCGCCCGCCTACAGGTGCTGGAGCGCACCCTCCCGGATTCAGGGAGCGGGCTGGCGCAGTGGTGGGCCGAGCACGGCAACTCTGACGACGAGTCGTGGACGTCGCGCACCTACGCCGAGCTCATCAACCGGGCAGGCCCTGCCGGGGAACGCCACGCGACGACGATCTCCCTCGCCCTGGACATGAAGGCCGCTGCCCGGGCGATCCGCACCGCCGGCGGCGGCATGAAAGGTGCGGCCGCCGTGCTGCGACAGGAGATGAACACCCTCACCGCCGCGCTCCACTCCGCCGAGCTGAAAGCCATCGGATGGCTCACACCCGGCCAGCTCGCCGTGATCCTACGCTCCGCGTACGACCCGGCGATCGCCGCGACCCTGGAACGCTCCGGGAACCTCGGGCAGGACCTGGCCACGGCAGGACCGGTTGCGTTGGAGGAGACCTGGAACGGGCTCCGCTCCGACAGCGCACACCATGCCGTGCTCTGGGTCAGCGAATGGCCCCGATCGCTCGTGTACCCGGGGTTCCTGTCCCCGGTGCTCCTCGCCTCCGGGGTGCGGAGATCGTTCTCGTTACTGTGCACGCCGATCCGGTCGGATCAAGCGGCCCGTGACATTCGGAAGAAGAAGGTCGAGTACATCTCCGACGCCGCACAACGCCAGAAGATCGGACAGGTCGAGGACGCCCAACAGTCCGCCGAGTATCAGGACGTGCTGCAGCAAGAAGCCGACCTCACCAGCGGGCACGGCATCCTCCGCTACACCGGGCTGATCTCTGTCAGCGCCCCCACCCCGGACGAGCTGGAAGCGGCGGTCTCAAAGATCGAGCAGGCCGCCATCCAAGCCTCCTGCGAGACCCGGCGGCTGGTCGGTCAGCAAGCCCAGGCGTTCACCGCGGCCGCACTGCCGCTCGCACGCACCGTCTGA